actacctgatcatttaatagactttactcacgacagcagtatagtgtcgggaagctatgaggatcagttagggtgcacagtcttccagagaactaagcaggacaaccaagtggcaatgtcggtagaggacaagttgttcttagaggtaatggacaagggactcgttaaagatgagaccaacagctgggtcgcacctcttcccttcaaaacccacagaccacgtctaccgaacaacagaaatcaggcattacaacgtttctcctctctcattcgtaatctgcaaaagaaatcagagatgaaagatcactttttctccttcatgtcaaagatttttgaaaactgtcacgcagaactagctcccactctcaaagactctgaagaatgctggttcctacccatgttcggagtataccaccctaagaaaccaggccagatcagagtcgtgtttgatttcagtgctaaatttaatgatgtctccctgaatgacgttctgctgacaggaccagacctcaataacaaactactgggtgtacttatgcgcttccgtaaggattccattgccttcatcgctgacatccagcaaatgttccattgtttccttgtgagagagagagagacaggaacttcctaagattcttctggtacagagacaataatcctactaaagaagtcacagagtatcgcatgagagtgcacatctttggcaacagtacttcacctgcagtcgccatttacggactcaaaaggtcggctcaggaaggacaagcagaatacggagcagatgtcagacaattcatagaaaaggacttttatgtcgacgactgtctaaaagccatgccttcaaatgagactgccatcagtcttctcaggagagcccaagacatgcttgcctgctcgaaccttaggcttcataaaatagcctcaaacagccaagaactcatggaagcattcccttctcaggacctaagtaatggtctcagagacctggacctggggtcagaccccgcaccaatgcaacgcagcctcgggcttctctggaatctacagtcagacactttcaactttcaggtcagtcaggaagaaaggcctttcacacgtagaggcgtcctgtctaccatcaacagtctgtacgatcccttgggtttcgcagctcatgttactatacaaggcaaggccctactaagagacttaactaaggAAACATCTGActaggatgcacctctgccacctgataagaggatccagtgggaagagtggaagaactcattagcggcactctccaacctgcatgtgccaagaccatacacccctgtgccatctactgagatacagagccaaagactgtacgtatttgcagatgcttctgtcaaagcaattgccgctgttgcctacctcaaaactgtagactcttaatgtcagtgccacattggtttcattatgggaaaggccaaactcgcaccacaaccagagcacactatacccaggttagagctttgtgccgcagtcttagccgttgagttagcggagttcatcacatccgaaatggatatcgacctgacacaggccaagttctactcagacagcaaagtagtcctgggatatatccacaacgaaaccaggcgattctacgtttatgtcaataacagagtgctacgaatcaggagatcacttcatccaaagcagtggcattacattccCAAGGACCAGAATCCCGcacatcatgcaactagagcagtcgacgcaagtcgactaggaagcacaacgtggctctctggaccaaaactattgtacgttgaggaatgttttccagacacctttgaactagtaggagaggactcagatgctgaaatccaccctcaggtgtctacactacatacaatgacctctgttatccagcttggatcttgcaggttcgacagattctcaagttggaagtcacttactcgagccattacctgcctgactcatacagCTCGCtctttcaggaccaccagaactcgtgacatggaaaaatgtaaaggagcagtgaGGCTTACCCacaaaagcctaatcaccttcatggctgaagctgcagctataatcaatgcaagacccctggttccagttcctaacgaccctgagtgttgtgaattctgtggcagagctcactcctgtggtcacaagtggtacttcggctgattctgtctatgagcttccgttggtggatgtgagtggtactgcggcttctgagtttccttcctcaggtgatgtggtgaagtcgttaggtgctgctctatttaactccaactagtgctttgctcctggcctccagtcaatgttctagtattggtcttgcttcctcctggatcgttcctgtggcctgtctgctctgcataagctaagttttgcttgtgttatttttgtttgttattttttctgtccagcttgcttaattggtttttcttgcttgctggaagctctgggacgcagaggaagcacctccgtaccgttagtcggtgcggagggtctttttgcccctctgcgtggttgtttgtagggttttgtgttgaccacaaagttatctttcctatcttcggtctgttcagtaagttgggcctcactttgctaaatctatttcatctctgcgtttgtattttcatctctactcacagtcattatatgtggggggctgccttttcctttggggaatttctctgaggcaaggtaggcttatttttctatcttaggcctagctagtttctcaggctgtgccgagttgcatagggagcgttaggcgcaatccacggctgcctctagtgtggttggataggattagggattgcggtcagcagagttctcacgtctcagagctcgtcctatgtcttttggttattgtcaggtcactttgtgtgctctgaacttcaaggtccattgtggttctgaattacctaatcataacacctgaggagcctttgttattgactccaggtaCTTTACTTTCCCAGAAAACAGGACTATCCAGTgctcctccaggaggattcgacgctaaggaacTCTACAAgcaccaatggagacaggtacaaagtcttgcaaatactttctgggacaggtggcgcaaacaatatttgtctaccctgcagccatggacgaagtggcaatctactaaacctaatctgaacataggtgaccttgttcttgtgaaagactgtcaaattcatcagaaccagtggccacttggcctagttaccgcaatgttcccgagcaaggacggcaacgtccgcaaagttgagctaaggatgaccaaagggaatgaacctaagacattttccagaccggtatctgaactggtcctattgttgccttcggaagaaaggagtagtgacatccgttgatgccagacggggagtgttctgtctccgccatctaatattgttaccctgattatctgtttgcgtaattacaggtttctcagtatggatgttcatatctttatttgtttttagtgctttggctccctctagcggtcaaagttatgttgacagttcaatcttctgtgtttgtattatccatgtctgattctcctcctcctttgcaatacattatggtagctcagcctccatttccctccatttttcctttcactttcttcagtctgccttcaaggaaagacgcttcacttcatcccccttgcgattgcattgccggtatgtctttatgcttcctatagatatttctgctctatattagcttagtttaaccagttgtactcccagtttagtcactagcttctaaatgttatgcataatgtatatcatgtgtattatgtatctgttctataccatgcactgattcaatttatatcattgttcacagtttcaccgcatcaatataccactacgtttaataaagcacagactcaaccacagtctccttattggactccggtatagcggtttagctgactgtataactacatatgagcctgcctcatttagtgaggacagaacactcctgacagccagaggggtggttgatgtccgcaaggggagggtgccggtacgtgttcttaactgcggggaggaggaagtccacctaactaaatatgtcacacttgccaagctgtttactgttaataatagtgtgatacaggcacccgggcccttggctccgtccaggtcgacggaggacaacggctctgcggagcaatcaaaagattggtgtcaggaattacatgtgggcactgatgctactccatctcaccagatacagggggcctacagggtggttcacgagtatgagcgggtattcagcaaacacccccttgatttcgggcgggtaaaagggattcaacatcacatccccacaggagatcacccgcccgtaaaagaaagataccgtcctgtacccccagctcattatcagtgtgccaaggacatgttgcgagagatgaaggaagctggggtagtgagagacagctgtagcccctgggcagctccattagtcctcgttagaaagaaagatggcaccatgaggatgtgtgtggattataggcaattaaaccgcattacacataaggacgcataccccctgcctaggatagaggagtccttggctgcgttaaagtctactaattacttctctactttagatctcaccagtgggtactggcaggttcctgtggcagaggcggacaaagaaaagacagccttcacgacgccgatgggtctctgcgagttcaactacatgcactTCGGATTGTGCaatgccccggggacgttccagaggatgatggagtgctgtttgggacacaagaactttgagaccgtgctgctgtatctggacgatgtcattgtcttctctaagacctatgaagaccatctgaagcacctggccgaggtatttgaagcgctctccaactttggcttaaaggtgaaaccgtccaaatgccatctgctcagacCCAAAGTACagaacctgggccatgtggtgagtgccgaaggagtggccccagaccccgacaaggtcgcggtgatcaaggactggccgcagcccagcaacattcatgaggtccggcagttcctcgggttggtgggttacaaccggaggtttatcaaggacttcaccaagaaggccgcgccgttgcaagacctgttggtgggccagcccaagaaacccaagggtaagaataccccgttggattggaacgacggactggaagtatcgttcacttgcttaaaatcggcattaatgggagaggaagtactagcctacccggaatacgaccaaccatttgtattgtacacggacgccagcaacgtgggactgggagcggtgctgtcccaggtccagaagggcaaggaacgagtaatcgcttatgccagcaggaagcttcgccgcaCTTAAAGGAACCCGGACAACTACAgtccctttaagctggagttcctctgagttgtttgggccgtgacggagaggttcaagcactatctggcctcagcgaaattcaccgtcttcacggataataatccacttacgcacttggacacagcgaaactcggcgccttggagcagtggtggatggcccggttgtctaattacgattttaccatgaagtaccgggcggggcacaagaatgcgaatgccgatgcattgtcccgaatgcctcacctacccaaaacggaggaagacccagaagcatttgaagaagtagagctgcccgctttccatcgtcccaaggcaactcagtgttcccatcaggtagataaccggcgcagaaacaaacagggcgccccgttgaatcccctgccccaccacgggtggacagagaaccaggatggtgaccctgcggtccgtcgggtgaaggagctcctgacgcaggcaggtttgcatcctggcccggatgatccaccggagacattacagttttGGAAGGAGAGGGgtaaactgtttcttcacgatggcaagctgtgccgaaggagcatcgacccccgCATTCACGAATTGttatggcagattgtggtccccagacaagatgtgcccatggtcctgggagcgtaccacgatggggcaggacactttggatggagaaagctggagaggctactccgtgggaggttctactgggtcggcatgaggaaggccatcgagaagtggtgtcgagagtgtggcccctgtagcctatgccggaaggatcgtgacagccaacgggctcccctgcagcccatcatcaccaaacggccgctcgagttggtcgtgcTGGATcatgtaaagctaacacctagccggtcagggtatatctacccTCTCACCaatgtggaccactattccagattcctggtagtcgtaccagtcaaagatctgacggctagcacggctgccaaaaccttccagcagtacttctgtcgaccccatgggtacccagagaaggagttgaccgatcaggggccggcatttgaagcggaggtgttccaggagttctgcaatttgtacgggtgtaagaagatcagaaccacgccgtaccatccacagaccaacgggatgtgtgaaaagatgaatcaagtgttgaccgacttactgaaaaccttacctgtagaagagcggaacttgtggcctacaaagttaccagacttggtggacatgtacaaccacattccggtgaattccaccaactgcaccccagcgtacctgatgcgaggaaggtctagcaagttactcgtcgatctggacatgggggttctgacccctgAAGATATAttaccagatgcggattgggataccgagaggcagcagaggtaccgcaaagtacaggaatgtgtggaaaagagtctcgctcaggccagacagaagcaagagagggactacaaccagcatgctcccgcggctccattggcacctgatgagcaagtactcaaaagaaagaggagactacacaagctggatgatcaatgggaagcggaactgtataccgttctcccctccgactttgacaatacaaaggtgtgtctcatcagtaaggacggaggagagacctcagcggccatatccagagaccacctgaaaatatgccaggataagctgaaagatggggaaacagatcccaggatttctccgcccgtggaagaagagaagatgatacacactgttcttggcgattttcctcagtcctggactcaaataaatgaggccattgtggtacctgtcctaacgttccgtcaaccgagaccgtcagaactaaatgtggtgctagggcagctggacccgccagcgcagccaaccccaccagaagatgtgatgccaacggtcgaaccagcgggtcctccctctgtcatcggtgaatctgccatgcccaccactaatagtggtagcactgaggacgtcagtatgccagtgctgcccagactcactagaagtgtagctagaagacagtgcactacaccagcgatagcaagcgtagcgggtcctgtccgGCCAGTAGCAactcctgcgctgcggaggtccacgcgtagcaccaagaatcagactccacttcgttatagaccttggcgatattagcgatagttgttatttggttgaaaatgcttatgTAAATATTTGTGtcataggttaaaaatggacaatggtgtgatggacagtgaatcactccaaaactttcacaggggcccctttgtttacccggggtccctgctattctatggttacacctacagaactgggagtcatggactgtgcatgaccaatcttttgcaacgttcaagcatccttaccttccataacggaaagcactgttatgtttatttgttcatattgtatatataagaatttttgtgtgttttctattaacatgtattgttgttcttcttttcccagtccgggagtactggatttaaccgggggaagtgcagcgccccagagatctggtcgttgcagtaacgtcgctctgccactaaggggagtgatggtacgtctgatggcactgaagggattctactgaccaggtatcaccagcacacattacacttcacactccggccactagggtgagcaaaaggcttatttattgggccacttctcacattggtaaaactaggggtcagacagtaagttaggcagaacgaagcctgggagagctccagggaggacctgtcagaactgggaaatctggcaggtacctagcgaaaggacagattgttacggaaccgcgcctgcactaccttgcggcggtatcctaagaaagagacaagaaaggaaggatattgtggaacagtgagaaacgagattagcacaaaggagatccagtaggagtcgtgccccgagaatggcaacatcttactgaggcgcatagccggtggcccgaGCAccaaagaagtaacagtctccacgcattacttcaaacagtggcaggacagttaattacaggttggctgtctaccatacaacacctaagaaggacataggaggcaatcgtgggagaggggtgacactagggttccagaataactccaggcctacctgtcataaaggtgcgtcctagccataacatacttggaacacggagaagagaaagatctagaacgaacgagaacagaagttgtgaggactattccgaatgctcagcagggtaggacttcaacacacaggcgctagtgggtagacactgatttccacctgcaaagggaactctggatgtgcctttggacctgccggtctcagacagccctgttgaaactgccctggattgaggatcctgaaacctttagtaaaaggtaaagaaactgaaccctgtgtcctcattattcctcgcactatgcaccatcaccctttattggacgccccttagcagggtcacggaccgggtccagccaccgtgacaaccccagaactgagacagaaaggaccagtaccaagtaacctgtggccctgcgtctgggggcgatccagtagcATAGGAGGCTCAGAATGGAGAAGGGGTAGCATTAAGAGCTTGGTATGGTGAAGGGGCATGATGGGGGGCTTGCTATGGAGTAGGAGTAATATAAAGGGCTCGGTATGGAAAAACAACAGCATGGGGGCTAAGTATGGAGAAGGAGTAGCATTAGAGCATTTGGTATGCAGAAAATGTAGTAAGGGGGCTCAATATGGAGAGGTGATAAAAAGAGAAACTTGGTATTGAGAATGGGGTAGCATGGGGGTACTCAATAAGGAGAAGGGATAATATGGTGGAGTTGTTATGGAAAATGAGGTAGCATGGTGGGCTTGGTATGAAAAATGGCATAGCATAGGGATGCTTTGTAAGTAGATGGGTGGGTTTGGCGTGAAGAGTTGTGTGATCTGTATGGAGAAGAGTTAGCATGGGGGGCTCGGTATGGAGAAGAAGCATCATGGGGTGCTTGGTATGGAGAAGAAGCATCATGGGGGGCTTGGTATGGAGAAGAAGCATCATGGGGTGCTTGGTATGGAGAAGAAGCATCATGGGGGCTCGGTATGGAGCAGAAGCATCATGGGGTGCTTGGTATGGAGAAGAAGCATCATGGGGTCCTTGGTATGGAGAAGAAGCATCATGGGGTGCTTGGTATGGAGAAGAAGCATCATGGGGGGCTCGGTATGGAGAAGAAGCATCATGGGGTGCTTGGTATGGAGAAGAAGCATCATGTGCTTGGTATGGAGAAGAAGCATCATGGGGTGCTTGGTATGGAGAAGAAGCATCATGTGGTGCTTGGTATGGAGAAGAAGCATCATGGGGTGCTTGGTATGGAGAAGAAGCATCATGTGGTGCTTGGTATGGAGAAGAAGCATCATGGGGTGCTTGGTATGGAGAAGAAGCATCATGTGGTGCTTGGTATGGAGAAGAAGCATCATGGGGTGCTTGGTATGGAGAAGAAGCATCATGTGGTGCTCGGTATGGAGAAGAAGCATCATGTGGTGCTTGGTATGGAGAAGGGGTAGCATAGAGAAGCACTGTAAGGAAAATGGAGAACCATGGGGGGCTTGTTTTAGAAAATGGGGCAGCATGGGGGCTCGCTACTGAGAAGAGATAGTATGTGGAGGATGTAACATGGGGTGACACTCAGTAAGGAGATTGGGGTGTGCTGCATATAGAGAACGGGGAGTTTAGTGTGGAGAatgggtagcacaggaggggaccCAGTTTGAAGGTGGGGACAGTATGAACGGACAGTGAAGAGGGGGGCTTCATAGAGTGGAAGCAGTGTGGAGATCACAGTTGATAAGTAAGGAAGGTGTAGTGGGTGTAATTCATCATGGGGAGGACAGTGTGGTGGTTTTGCTTAGAGGGGGCTGTCATAGTTCACTAGGGCAGACAGTGTGGTTGCATAGGGAGCAAAGCGAGGGGAAAATAATTATTTAGGGGCATAACATAGGGCTTATTTAGGGAACAGTATGGGTAGTTATTTTTATTCCTGTGGCATTACTATGAAACTGTTATTCTTAAAGGCACAgtgttgggatgtgctgcagaagaccggagaagatggcgGCCTGCAAAGAAGCGCTGCGGCAGTGCGGTACTTGGATCTGAGGGGCATTTACATTGGTCAGTTGCAGCCTTTAAACGACCACTGATCTGAACATGAAGCCAATCGGCAGTCACTTAATAGCCTGTGTAGACACGGTGTCACCGTCAAGTTCTCAGAACTATCGTTAACATAATGGTCTTGTTCACTTAGAAAAGcattattctcagcagcacatgtgtGCACACGACAATGTGCTGCTGAGGACGAGGATATGTAGAGGAAGTCTATCATCCCCAAATAGCCaatgaattattatttattattattatttattcata
This region of Ranitomeya imitator isolate aRanImi1 chromosome 1, aRanImi1.pri, whole genome shotgun sequence genomic DNA includes:
- the LOC138657177 gene encoding uncharacterized protein PM0309-like: MEQKHHGVLGMEKKHHGVLGMEKKHHGVLGMEKKHHGGLGMEKKHHGVLGMEKKHHVLGMEKKHHGVLGMEKKHHVVLGMEKKHHGVLGMEKKHHVVLGMEKKHHGVLGMEKKHHVVLGMEKKHHGVLGMEKKHHVVLGMEKKHHVVLGMEKG